The Borreliella andersonii genome has a segment encoding these proteins:
- the pyrH gene encoding UMP kinase produces MLEIISLGGGVINSNQINIEFIKSFKNFVFKWLLENEKRKIILIVGGGRVAREYQDAYKKINPDFKVHELDEIGIISTRLNAEFLCKVMNPFCKDKIVTNPLKNFSFKGKILIASGWKSGFSTDYIAVKFAEKFNKKDIINITNIDQVYDKDPKKFKNATAFKKLNWKQLQNIVGQKWNPGLNLPFDPIATKLSSKLGLTLYIVNGNNIKNLEKVFNKNNDFFGTVIVK; encoded by the coding sequence ATGCTTGAAATAATAAGTCTTGGAGGAGGAGTAATAAATTCAAATCAAATCAACATAGAATTCATTAAAAGCTTTAAAAACTTTGTTTTTAAATGGCTGCTAGAAAATGAAAAAAGAAAAATCATTTTAATAGTTGGTGGGGGAAGAGTTGCAAGAGAATACCAAGACGCTTATAAAAAAATCAACCCTGATTTTAAAGTTCATGAGCTTGATGAAATTGGGATAATCTCAACAAGATTAAACGCAGAATTTCTGTGTAAAGTAATGAATCCCTTTTGTAAAGACAAAATTGTCACCAATCCCTTAAAAAATTTTTCTTTTAAGGGAAAAATACTAATTGCTTCCGGATGGAAATCGGGATTTTCAACAGATTACATTGCCGTAAAATTTGCAGAAAAATTTAATAAAAAAGATATTATAAATATAACAAACATAGACCAAGTCTATGACAAAGATCCAAAAAAATTTAAAAACGCAACAGCTTTTAAAAAATTAAATTGGAAACAACTGCAAAACATTGTGGGCCAAAAATGGAATCCAGGCTTAAATCTACCTTTTGATCCAATAGCAACAAAACTCTCTTCAAAACTTGGGCTTACCCTTTACATAGTAAATGGAAATAATATTAAAAACTTAGAAAAAGTTTTTAATAAAAATAATGATTTTTTTGGCACTGTTATAGTAAAATAA
- a CDS encoding glycosyltransferase family 2 protein, producing MEDIVHKYKVSVIICFFNSAETLDAMIKDAVNQTLKDKEIILINDGSYDGSLEIAEKYASKYSFIKIFSQKNIGLSASRDKGLSEAQGEYVIYWDGDDSVESTMLEVLYNRAKADNSDIVCSQFYIYFLAMNVKRKSLLPFPNYPLTGKEAFKNLLFTVYATFGRKNFVVGTLWDKLIRRELILKNNIRQQNVVFEDIVFVMQIFLKASKVSFVNNYFYTNYQRMGSMSSSISVLSKSKLSLNTMETLLKREGIFNEYQHLYKRFFLQFYYFISFKQIYIISWDIPDKLVYRAYKEKLISVLDEIKGLSEFQDCYEYAKSFGFNKIQILPRVMLKIWNFSSRLYVNFSIFIYRFFIKN from the coding sequence TTGGAGGATATTGTGCATAAGTATAAAGTTTCTGTTATTATTTGTTTTTTTAATTCGGCTGAAACTCTTGATGCAATGATAAAGGACGCTGTTAATCAAACATTAAAAGATAAAGAAATTATATTAATTAATGATGGTTCTTATGATGGTAGTTTAGAGATAGCAGAAAAATATGCCAGTAAGTATAGCTTTATTAAGATTTTTAGTCAAAAAAATATAGGGCTTTCTGCGTCTAGAGACAAGGGACTTTCTGAGGCTCAAGGGGAATATGTTATTTATTGGGATGGTGATGATTCTGTAGAAAGCACAATGCTTGAAGTTTTATATAATAGAGCAAAAGCAGATAATTCTGATATTGTTTGTTCTCAATTTTATATTTATTTTCTTGCAATGAATGTGAAAAGAAAATCTCTACTTCCTTTTCCTAATTATCCATTAACAGGTAAGGAGGCATTTAAAAATTTACTTTTTACTGTTTATGCAACTTTTGGAAGGAAAAATTTTGTTGTTGGAACTTTGTGGGATAAATTGATTAGACGGGAATTAATTTTAAAGAATAATATTCGTCAGCAAAATGTAGTATTTGAAGATATAGTTTTTGTTATGCAAATTTTTTTAAAAGCTTCTAAAGTTTCTTTTGTAAATAATTATTTTTATACTAATTATCAAAGAATGGGAAGCATGAGTTCTTCTATTAGTGTTTTAAGTAAATCTAAATTATCTCTTAATACAATGGAAACTTTATTAAAAAGAGAAGGTATTTTTAACGAATATCAACATTTGTATAAAAGATTTTTCTTGCAATTTTATTATTTTATTTCTTTTAAGCAAATTTATATTATTAGCTGGGATATTCCTGATAAGCTTGTTTATAGGGCTTATAAAGAAAAGCTTATTTCTGTTCTTGATGAGATTAAAGGATTATCTGAATTTCAAGATTGTTATGAATATGCAAAAAGTTTTGGATTTAATAAAATTCAAATTTTACCTAGGGTTATGCTAAAAATTTGGAATTTCAGCTCAAGACTTTATGTAAATTTTTCTATATTTATTTATAGGTTTTTCATAAAAAATTGA
- a CDS encoding ABC transporter ATP-binding protein, producing MAIEAVNVKFSYKRKEVYSDLNLNIDTPQSYLLLGKNGVGKTTLLKLVSGLLEPLKGKILFNSLAAFPRDPSNLVNLFFIPEEFSLPRLSLAEYSKALSIFYPNFNKADFKKYLSDFDLDISLDLSLASFGQKKKSIIAFSLATNVSCLLFDEPTNSLDIVSKNAFRNMLSNLKDRIIFITGHNVRDLAGVVDYLIIVGEKSILFSNSVSYINKNYKIKIISELNGNELYYEKNKDGFKALYLESSNGTEVVDFEFFFLYVTENKKERQ from the coding sequence ATGGCTATTGAGGCTGTTAATGTAAAATTTTCTTATAAAAGAAAAGAAGTCTACTCGGATTTAAATTTAAACATTGATACTCCTCAAAGCTATTTGCTTCTTGGCAAAAATGGAGTTGGAAAAACAACTTTACTTAAACTTGTAAGTGGACTTTTGGAGCCCCTAAAAGGGAAAATTTTATTTAACTCTTTAGCAGCTTTTCCAAGGGATCCCTCGAATTTAGTAAATTTGTTTTTCATTCCTGAAGAATTTTCACTTCCCAGGTTGTCTTTAGCTGAATACAGCAAGGCTTTATCTATATTTTATCCAAATTTTAATAAGGCAGATTTTAAAAAATATTTATCGGATTTTGATCTTGATATTTCTCTTGATCTATCTTTAGCTTCTTTCGGCCAGAAGAAAAAAAGTATTATTGCATTCTCTCTAGCCACAAATGTTTCTTGTTTGTTGTTTGATGAGCCAACAAATAGTCTTGATATTGTTTCAAAAAATGCTTTTAGAAATATGCTTTCTAATTTAAAAGATAGAATCATTTTTATTACAGGCCACAATGTAAGGGATTTGGCAGGAGTTGTGGATTATTTAATTATTGTTGGGGAAAAGTCAATTCTTTTTTCTAATTCAGTATCTTATATTAATAAAAATTATAAGATTAAAATTATCAGCGAGCTGAATGGAAATGAATTGTATTATGAAAAAAATAAAGATGGATTTAAGGCGCTTTATTTAGAGAGTAGTAATGGAACCGAAGTTGTTGATTTTGAATTTTTCTTTTTATATGTTACTGAGAATAAAAAAGAGAGGCAATAA
- the pyrG gene encoding CTP synthase (glutamine hydrolyzing): protein MKKNLKILVITGGVISGIGKGVTSASIARLFRYDFRVTPIKCDGYLNTDPGTINPVEHGEVFVLDDGGEVDMDFGHYERFLNLNAKSSWNITMGKIYKKILENERKGKYLGRTVQLIPHVTDEIKSTIFQIASSEDSDMLIIEIGGTVGDMENILFIETVRQIRQEIGSGNISFIHLTYVPSPAGINEQKSKPTQQSVKTLNKAGIFPDLIIARSSQVLTDQIRKKVAMFCNVDSASIIDNVDVSTIYEIPISFYEQGVHEILSSKLNIKVDPKIEELSKLVGVIKSNFFAPKKIINIAVCGKYAELDDSYASIRESLVHVAAHLDLLIKSTLIDSNDLNEACLKEFDGIIVPGGFGGKGYEGKIMAIKYARENNVPFLGICLGLQLAVIEFARNVCGILDADTEENLAKDKPLKNPVIHLLSEQKGIEDKGATMRLGGYPVILKKNTIAFKLYGQDRIIERFRHRYEVNNDYIDLFEKNGLVVSGFSSDFKMAKLIEIPKNKFFVACQFHPELITRIENPAKLFLGLIKACI from the coding sequence ATGAAAAAAAACTTAAAGATTTTAGTAATAACAGGAGGGGTGATCTCTGGAATTGGCAAGGGAGTTACATCGGCAAGTATTGCAAGGTTGTTTAGATATGATTTTAGAGTTACTCCAATTAAGTGTGATGGGTATTTAAATACTGATCCTGGGACTATTAACCCTGTTGAGCACGGAGAAGTTTTTGTGCTTGATGATGGAGGAGAGGTTGATATGGACTTTGGTCATTATGAGAGGTTTTTAAATCTTAATGCGAAGTCCAGTTGGAACATTACAATGGGCAAAATATACAAAAAGATACTTGAAAATGAGCGAAAGGGCAAATATTTGGGAAGAACAGTTCAGCTTATTCCTCATGTTACTGATGAGATCAAGTCTACAATTTTTCAGATCGCAAGTTCTGAGGATAGTGATATGTTGATAATTGAAATTGGTGGAACCGTAGGAGATATGGAAAATATTTTATTTATTGAGACGGTAAGGCAAATAAGACAGGAGATAGGAAGTGGCAATATTTCTTTTATTCATTTAACCTATGTACCAAGTCCAGCTGGAATTAATGAACAAAAATCTAAACCTACTCAACAGAGTGTTAAAACCTTAAACAAAGCAGGTATTTTCCCTGATTTAATTATTGCCAGAAGTTCTCAAGTATTGACAGATCAAATTAGAAAAAAAGTGGCAATGTTTTGTAATGTTGATAGCGCTTCTATTATTGACAATGTTGATGTTTCTACTATTTATGAAATTCCTATATCTTTTTACGAGCAAGGTGTACATGAGATTTTAAGCTCTAAGTTAAATATTAAGGTTGATCCAAAAATAGAAGAACTTTCAAAGCTTGTGGGAGTTATAAAATCCAATTTTTTTGCGCCTAAAAAAATTATTAATATTGCTGTTTGTGGCAAATATGCTGAACTTGATGATTCTTATGCATCAATTAGAGAGTCCTTGGTTCATGTTGCAGCTCATTTGGACTTACTTATTAAAAGTACTTTAATTGATTCTAATGATTTAAATGAGGCCTGTTTAAAAGAGTTTGACGGTATTATTGTTCCTGGTGGCTTTGGAGGTAAAGGATATGAGGGTAAAATTATGGCTATTAAATATGCTCGTGAGAATAATGTTCCCTTTCTTGGAATTTGCCTTGGTTTGCAGCTTGCTGTAATAGAATTTGCTCGTAATGTTTGTGGAATACTTGATGCTGATACGGAGGAAAATTTGGCAAAAGACAAACCTTTAAAAAATCCTGTTATTCATTTACTTTCGGAGCAAAAGGGAATTGAAGATAAGGGTGCTACAATGAGGCTTGGTGGATATCCTGTTATTCTTAAAAAGAATACAATAGCCTTTAAACTTTATGGCCAAGATCGGATAATTGAAAGATTTAGGCATAGGTATGAAGTTAACAATGATTATATAGATCTATTTGAGAAAAATGGGCTTGTAGTATCTGGATTTTCAAGTGATTTTAAAATGGCAAAATTAATAGAAATTCCTAAAAATAAATTTTTTGTAGCTTGCCAGTTTCATCCAGAACTTATTACAAGAATAGAAAATCCAGCCAAGCTTTTTCTAGGTTTGATTAAAGCTTGCATTTGA
- a CDS encoding DUF1761 domain-containing protein: MLIKFMFSNINLILIVSMTLFKMLLEIIYRKILLKKIIASANTLNDQKKQYKIIFIFVLTLNHLLQSFLINALINLFNNLITLTNNSIESLTDLNYNILSAMLISSITWLAFSLPKVINDIIYEKRPFNLTIANAFFDFLTIILLTIFSKLFLSYKILQFENTTNINFENLPTH; encoded by the coding sequence ATGTTAATCAAATTTATGTTTTCAAACATTAATCTAATATTAATAGTTAGCATGACTTTATTTAAAATGTTATTAGAAATAATATACCGAAAAATATTATTAAAAAAAATAATTGCTAGCGCCAACACATTAAATGATCAAAAAAAACAATATAAAATAATTTTTATCTTTGTTTTAACTTTAAATCATTTATTGCAAAGTTTTTTAATAAATGCTCTTATCAATTTATTTAACAATTTAATAACTCTTACTAACAACTCTATTGAAAGCTTAACAGACTTAAATTACAATATATTATCTGCAATGCTAATATCTAGCATAACTTGGCTTGCATTTAGCTTACCCAAAGTAATAAACGACATAATCTATGAAAAAAGACCATTTAATTTAACAATAGCTAATGCTTTTTTTGACTTTTTAACAATAATATTATTAACCATATTCTCTAAACTATTTTTAAGCTATAAAATCTTGCAATTTGAGAACACTACAAACATTAATTTTGAAAACCTGCCTACTCACTAA
- a CDS encoding methyl-accepting chemotaxis protein, which yields MKKFSFFKKKKKVVDLDLLNVVDNDKKDLSTYEYKAPVKEMLKGFYHTKASISTLKVGFESLQKILFSGIEDFDQIFSTHVEMTNNARDQISVIFSDLDKNNKEKLNQISSVIVGIQGSLETISNFLGATNMISLNAKLEAARAKEYGKGFSVVADEIKRLSDQAKGVMNMISVKEIEEVSKDLISHNLKDLQIDIDKFFTEILEQLNCLESVFKRFSRSQKEFSSLIEDLEGIDANMAYYSRNCDSLIGSETFMLSNDEFLKELEFIISEQFSWVNNLRLLVEGERAIFIQTDATKHGFGLFYKGLSPKNDAIRQLWEEVYIPYLNINKFAAEILIIFRVENRNDSGLRQAKDFLSQAESLSEEIVRKLEHIKKMVIELDNQGISIFS from the coding sequence ATGAAAAAATTTTCGTTTTTTAAAAAAAAGAAAAAAGTTGTTGATTTAGATCTTTTAAATGTTGTTGATAATGACAAAAAAGATTTGAGTACTTATGAATACAAGGCTCCTGTTAAGGAAATGCTAAAGGGATTTTATCATACCAAAGCTTCCATTTCTACTCTAAAAGTAGGATTTGAGTCATTACAAAAAATTTTGTTTTCTGGAATAGAAGATTTTGATCAGATATTTTCTACTCATGTTGAGATGACAAATAATGCTCGTGATCAGATAAGCGTTATTTTTAGTGATCTTGATAAAAATAATAAGGAAAAATTAAATCAAATATCTTCTGTTATTGTTGGAATTCAAGGCAGCTTGGAGACAATAAGTAATTTTCTGGGTGCTACCAATATGATTTCTCTTAATGCAAAGCTTGAGGCTGCAAGAGCTAAAGAATATGGTAAAGGATTTTCTGTTGTTGCAGATGAGATTAAGCGACTTTCTGATCAGGCAAAAGGTGTTATGAATATGATTTCTGTAAAGGAAATTGAGGAGGTTTCTAAAGATTTGATTTCTCATAATCTTAAGGATTTGCAGATTGATATTGATAAGTTCTTTACTGAGATTCTTGAACAGCTTAATTGTCTTGAGAGCGTATTTAAGCGTTTTTCAAGAAGTCAAAAGGAATTTTCTTCTTTGATTGAAGATCTTGAGGGTATAGATGCCAATATGGCTTATTATTCAAGAAATTGTGATTCTTTGATTGGTTCTGAAACTTTTATGCTGTCTAATGATGAATTTTTAAAAGAGCTAGAATTTATTATTTCAGAACAATTTTCTTGGGTTAATAATTTGAGATTACTTGTTGAGGGAGAAAGGGCAATATTCATTCAGACAGATGCCACCAAGCATGGGTTTGGATTGTTTTATAAAGGATTGTCTCCCAAGAATGATGCTATAAGGCAATTATGGGAAGAAGTATATATTCCTTATTTAAATATTAATAAGTTTGCAGCTGAAATTTTGATTATATTTAGGGTAGAGAATCGTAATGATAGTGGGTTAAGGCAAGCTAAAGATTTTTTGTCTCAAGCTGAAAGTTTATCTGAAGAAATTGTTAGAAAGCTTGAGCACATTAAAAAGATGGTAATTGAATTAGATAATCAAGGAATTAGTATTTTTTCTTGA
- the dnaE gene encoding DNA polymerase III subunit alpha encodes MSFRSRFIHLHVHSDYSLLDGAAKVSDIISKAKKCNMSHIALTDHGNLFGAIKFYKEAKKAGIKPIIGIEAYMAKTSKFLKKQDDLGKMSYHLILLAKNELGYKNLLKLTSISYLEGFYYRPRIDKEDLQKYSEGLICTSACIGGLIPRLILANRFEDAKDEILWFKKVFGSDFYLELQRHGIKDQDIVNERLVEYSRELGVPLTAANDSHYVNREDAAAQDIIVCIGTGAKKSDENRLKMETNEFYIKSQEEMCELFSDLPEALENTVKIAEKCDDFKITFPGPILPDYQIPVEFNTLGEYLEHLTLEGLKFRYKNLTSKIKDRAFYELSVIIGMGFEGYFLIVWDFIKFAHDHDIPVGAGRGSGAGSIVAYALRITDIDPLKYNLLFERFLNPERISMPDFDIDFCFEGRDEIIKYVTNKYGEDKVAQIITFGTLKPKAVVKDVARVLDIPFAESNELTKFIPDGPKVSLKEVLDDSSLKEYFTSKPVYKELMDAALILEGMNRHASTHAAGIVISKTLLTDYVPLYKDYKQGSVSTQYTMDLLEECGLVKMDFLGLKTLTLIKNAENLIRSVNPDFKIKDIPDNDVKTFNMLGEGRSASVFQFESEGMQQILKDAKPDSIEDLIALNALYRPGPMQFIPQFIAAKKGVKKIKYPHPDLKEVLRPTYGVIVYQEQVMEVAKIIGGFSLGKADILRRAMGKKKEDEMNEMKVDFLRGAIENGYDKEIASEIFELLKPFSGYGFNKSHAAAYSLIAYQTAYLKANYPEYFMAANLTNEINNNDKLSYYIEESKAMGINVLKPDINRSFREFRVTDPGISYGLNGIKNLGGIVVDLIIDEREKNGKYSSFEDFIRRVDDKVINKKFLESAIKSGLFDSLDQNRKTLFENLDRLIEVVSEDKNNKKIGQNSLFGALESQDPIQQSFNYQTFKEYSYSELLGFEKELLGFYVSGHPLDPYKKAIDNFSSLNVLKDLATKKDSIVQFAGILNSVKVIQTKRNNAKMAFGVIEDFKGAIDIVAFTESYERYKNFLLEGNVIGVVGRLTFNRDKFSIVVEKVVNIERLSEDKISNIHIKFLNNKLNDLQLLNSLKESISNFEDNSGFSNVYFYLRENGKDLKLKMNSILNFMPDEDKLDKLRKCVIVEDVWVD; translated from the coding sequence ATGAGTTTTAGGTCTAGATTTATTCATCTCCATGTTCATTCAGATTATTCTCTTTTGGATGGGGCTGCAAAAGTATCAGATATTATATCAAAAGCAAAAAAATGTAATATGTCGCATATTGCATTAACAGATCATGGCAATCTTTTTGGAGCTATTAAATTTTATAAAGAAGCTAAAAAAGCAGGAATTAAGCCAATAATTGGTATTGAAGCCTATATGGCAAAAACTTCTAAGTTTTTAAAAAAACAGGATGATCTTGGAAAAATGTCTTACCATTTAATTTTGCTTGCCAAGAATGAGCTGGGTTATAAGAACTTATTAAAGTTAACAAGCATTTCTTATCTTGAAGGGTTTTATTATCGCCCAAGGATAGATAAAGAGGATCTTCAAAAATATTCAGAGGGTTTGATTTGTACTTCAGCTTGCATTGGGGGACTCATTCCAAGACTTATTTTAGCCAATAGATTTGAAGATGCTAAGGATGAAATTCTTTGGTTTAAAAAAGTTTTTGGCAGTGATTTTTATCTTGAACTTCAAAGGCATGGCATTAAAGATCAAGACATTGTAAATGAAAGGTTGGTTGAGTATTCTAGGGAACTTGGAGTTCCTTTAACAGCAGCCAATGATTCTCATTATGTTAACAGAGAAGATGCAGCTGCTCAAGACATTATTGTTTGTATTGGTACTGGTGCTAAGAAAAGCGATGAGAATAGATTAAAAATGGAAACCAATGAATTTTATATTAAATCTCAAGAGGAAATGTGTGAACTTTTTAGTGATTTGCCTGAAGCTTTAGAAAATACTGTAAAGATTGCAGAAAAGTGTGATGATTTTAAAATAACTTTTCCAGGCCCTATTTTGCCTGATTATCAAATTCCTGTTGAATTTAATACTCTTGGTGAATATTTAGAACATCTCACTCTTGAAGGGTTGAAATTTAGATATAAAAATTTGACAAGCAAAATAAAAGATAGAGCTTTTTATGAATTGAGCGTAATAATTGGAATGGGTTTTGAAGGCTACTTTTTGATTGTTTGGGATTTTATTAAATTTGCTCACGATCACGATATTCCTGTTGGAGCTGGGCGTGGTTCTGGTGCTGGTTCCATTGTAGCTTATGCTCTTAGGATTACTGATATTGATCCTTTAAAGTATAATTTGCTTTTTGAGAGATTTTTAAATCCTGAACGTATTTCTATGCCTGATTTTGATATTGATTTTTGCTTTGAAGGCAGAGATGAGATTATAAAATATGTTACCAACAAATATGGAGAAGATAAAGTAGCTCAAATAATTACTTTTGGAACTTTAAAGCCTAAGGCTGTAGTTAAGGATGTGGCTAGAGTTTTAGATATTCCATTTGCTGAATCAAATGAACTTACTAAGTTCATTCCTGATGGGCCTAAAGTTTCTTTAAAAGAGGTTTTAGATGATAGTTCTTTGAAGGAATATTTTACTAGCAAGCCTGTTTATAAAGAATTAATGGATGCTGCATTGATTCTTGAGGGAATGAATAGGCATGCTTCAACTCATGCTGCAGGAATTGTAATTTCTAAAACCCTTTTAACCGACTATGTGCCTCTTTATAAAGATTACAAGCAAGGTTCTGTTTCTACTCAATACACAATGGATTTGCTTGAAGAATGTGGACTTGTTAAGATGGATTTTCTTGGCTTGAAAACATTGACGTTAATAAAAAATGCAGAAAATCTTATTAGAAGTGTAAATCCAGATTTTAAGATAAAAGATATTCCAGATAATGACGTTAAGACTTTTAATATGCTAGGAGAAGGAAGAAGTGCGTCTGTTTTTCAGTTTGAATCTGAAGGAATGCAACAAATTCTAAAAGACGCAAAGCCTGATAGCATTGAAGATTTAATAGCCTTAAATGCTCTTTATAGGCCAGGGCCTATGCAATTTATTCCTCAATTTATTGCAGCTAAAAAAGGTGTTAAGAAAATTAAATATCCTCATCCAGATTTAAAAGAGGTTTTAAGGCCAACTTATGGGGTTATCGTTTATCAAGAGCAAGTAATGGAAGTTGCAAAAATAATTGGAGGCTTTTCTCTTGGCAAGGCAGATATTTTAAGACGTGCTATGGGCAAAAAGAAAGAAGATGAAATGAATGAAATGAAGGTTGACTTTTTAAGAGGTGCTATTGAGAATGGATATGACAAAGAAATTGCTAGTGAAATTTTTGAGCTTTTAAAGCCTTTTTCAGGGTATGGATTTAATAAATCGCATGCAGCAGCGTATTCGTTAATAGCATATCAAACTGCTTATCTTAAGGCTAATTACCCTGAATATTTTATGGCTGCCAATTTGACTAATGAAATTAATAATAATGATAAGCTTTCTTATTACATTGAAGAGTCAAAAGCTATGGGTATAAACGTTCTTAAACCCGATATAAATCGATCATTTAGGGAATTTCGTGTAACTGATCCTGGAATTTCTTATGGACTTAATGGGATTAAAAATCTGGGAGGAATTGTTGTTGATTTAATAATTGATGAAAGAGAAAAAAACGGCAAATATAGTTCTTTTGAAGATTTTATAAGACGTGTAGATGATAAAGTAATTAATAAGAAATTTTTAGAATCTGCAATAAAATCTGGACTTTTTGATAGTTTGGATCAAAATAGAAAAACTTTATTTGAAAATCTTGATCGCTTGATTGAAGTTGTTTCAGAAGATAAAAATAATAAAAAAATTGGTCAAAACAGCTTATTTGGTGCTCTTGAAAGTCAAGATCCAATTCAGCAAAGTTTTAATTATCAAACTTTTAAAGAGTATTCTTATTCTGAGCTTTTAGGATTTGAGAAAGAGCTTTTAGGATTTTATGTGTCGGGGCATCCTCTTGATCCTTATAAAAAGGCAATTGATAATTTTTCCAGTTTAAATGTTTTAAAAGATCTTGCTACTAAAAAAGATAGCATTGTCCAATTCGCTGGCATTTTAAATTCAGTAAAAGTTATTCAAACTAAAAGAAATAATGCAAAAATGGCTTTTGGTGTTATAGAAGATTTTAAAGGTGCAATAGATATTGTAGCTTTTACAGAAAGCTATGAAAGGTATAAAAATTTTTTACTTGAAGGTAATGTTATTGGGGTTGTAGGCAGGCTTACGTTTAATAGAGACAAATTTTCAATTGTAGTTGAAAAAGTTGTAAATATTGAAAGACTTTCCGAAGATAAAATAAGTAATATTCATATTAAATTTTTAAATAATAAATTAAATGACCTACAATTACTTAATTCTTTAAAAGAAAGTATAAGTAATTTTGAGGATAATTCTGGATTTTCAAATGTTTATTTTTATTTAAGGGAAAATGGTAAGGATTTAAAATTAAAAATGAATTCAATTTTAAATTTTATGCCAGATGAAGACAAGCTTGATAAGTTGAGAAAGTGTGTAATAGTTGAAGATGTTTGGGTTGATTAG
- a CDS encoding YggT family protein: MGVLIEILMVFLQIYRILILIRILLSWLVSSGINTNVFFRFIHIVTEPFLSFFRRIPFFTFGVFDFSPIAALITLTIFERMLAYGNYKLSTFIILFIVEVWGIFRSIFIAIVFFLLLRLLLLLLNLFQGSDFLKTVDSFLLPLSTRISGVITDKHMSYALRLTVGSALMAAFIIIIEQVVFAIRVLGTYLPF; encoded by the coding sequence TTGGGTGTTTTAATAGAAATTTTAATGGTATTTTTGCAGATTTATAGGATTTTAATTTTAATTAGGATCCTTCTTAGCTGGCTTGTGTCTTCAGGGATTAATACCAATGTATTTTTCAGATTTATACATATTGTCACAGAACCATTTTTATCTTTTTTCAGAAGAATTCCTTTTTTTACATTTGGTGTGTTTGATTTTTCTCCAATTGCAGCTTTAATAACTTTAACTATTTTTGAAAGAATGTTGGCTTATGGGAATTATAAGCTTTCCACATTTATTATTTTATTCATTGTTGAAGTTTGGGGGATATTTAGAAGTATTTTTATCGCTATAGTTTTCTTTTTATTGTTGAGATTGTTATTATTGCTTTTGAATTTGTTCCAAGGCTCAGATTTTCTTAAAACGGTTGATTCATTTTTACTTCCTTTATCCACTAGGATAAGTGGTGTAATTACTGACAAGCATATGTCTTATGCTTTACGTTTGACTGTTGGGAGTGCTTTGATGGCAGCATTTATAATTATTATTGAACAAGTTGTATTTGCTATTAGAGTTTTAGGAACATATTTGCCTTTTTAG